The sequence AGTACCAAAAAAATCATAGACAGTGCTTTGGTTTTTCCGCGGGATGTTTATGCAGCCGATATAGACAACGATGGCGATATGGACGTTTTTATTGCCGATCAAAACGACAATAAAATTGCATGGTATGAAAACATGACCATTATTGGTATTCAGGAAAACCAAGCAGTTTCATTTACAATATACCCAAATCCAGCAAAAAATACTTTAACCATTAAAAGCGATGAACCGCTTCTTTCTGCAAGGTTTTATGATGTTTTAGGAAGAAAATTACTAGAGGAAACAACAAATTTTGAGCAACTAAATGTTTCGAGTTTACCAGCTGGTTTATTGTTTGTAAATCTTAAAACCCAATCAGGAACGGTAACAGAGAAAATTATAAAAGAATAGTTGTCTTTTCCGAGTTAAAAACCTCCCTTTTTACAAAGATTTGTAATACAAAAAAACCCTCCAAAAGAGGGTTTTTAAAATATTGTAAACTCGGTTTAAAAGTTAAACTTTATAAATCCAGATTTATAAACTTCATATATATAATCGCCTTCAATAAGTATAAGTACTACCAAATAGGCAATTAGAAAAACTGCGGTCCAAACTGCTGCTCTTCGCAAACCTGTGGTTTCGTCGCGCATGTGCATAAAGTCCCAAGTAATATAGTAGGCCTTAAAAATTGTAAGAATAATAAATATCCAGTTAAGAAGTTTTAGTGCCAAAAAGTGATGCTCTACCAGAAAGTCTGGTCTCATAATACCCAGCGCCACTTCTATAATAGTAACGATAGAAAGTACAACAAATACTCCCCAAATTTTAGTTATGTTGGATTTAAACTTTAGAGTTCCTCTAAAGATTGCTAATTTATGTGCTTGATCGTGTGCCATTTTTTAAATATTGAAAATCTATACAAGATAAAAGAATGTAAATACAAATACCCATACTAAATCCACAAAGTGCCAGTATAGTCCAACCTTCTCAACCATTTCATAATGGCCGCGACGTTCATATGTACCAATAATTACGTTGAAAAAGATAATACAGTTCAACAAAATCCCGATTGAAACGTGAAATCCGTGGAATCCTGTAATAAAGAAGAAAAAGTCTGCAAACAATGGATGACCATATTCATTGTGACGAAGGTTTGCGCCTTCCACAATCATATTACCGTCATTTACCACTTTGGCAATAGATTCTTCTCTTGATAAAACTATATGATGTCCGTTTTCGTCTTTGTTTGGGAGTCTTACCAAAAGATTATCATTGGCAAGGAAACCTGCTTTTACTTGTTCAAAAGAAACGCTAGGTTGGTATTCTGTGTCTTTTTTATACCAAATTCCGTTTTCTTTGGTTTGTAAGGTTCTTTCTCCAGTACTAGCAGCTGCAAAGTCGCCAATAGCAACTCTTTCGCCTTCTTTATTTAGAAACTGAATAATCTGCCCACCGTGAGTTTCAACTGCGCCGTATTCACCTTTAATAAAGGTTTTCCACTCCCAAGCCTGAGAGCTTACGAAGATAAGACCCCCAATAATGGTTAGGAAAAGATAAAAGATCACTTTTTTCTGCTGCATTTTATGACCCGCATCTACAGCCAAAACCATAGTTACAGATGAAAAAATCAGAATAAACGTCATAAAGGCCACATAATACATGGGCGCCTCTACTCCGTGAAGAAATGGGAAGTGGGTAAAAACTTCATCCGCAATTGGCCAAGCATCAATAAATTTGAATCTTGAAAATCCGTATGCGGCTAGAAAACCAGCAAAAGTTAATGAATCGGAAACGATGAAAAACCACATCATCATTTTGCCATAACTTGCTTTAAGCGGATCGGTTCCGCCGCCCCAGGTTTTTCCTTCGGTACCTGTTTTTACAACAGTAGCTTCCATAAAAGTAATTTGGTTTTAAATAAGGTTCAAAAATACGTTTAATTTTTATTTAACGAAATATAAAAACAAAAACAGGTAAATCCACACTACATCCACAAAATGCCAAAATGTTGCAGCTAGTTCAACGCCAAGGGTTTTACCGTTTTCATATTTTAGTTTATAATGATTATAAATTACTATTAAAAGGGTTACTAAGCCCGCAAATACGTGTGCTACGTGAAGTAAAACAACCAAATAAATAAAAGAGGTGGTAATACTACTTGTTGGTCCTGTAAAATTATAACCACTTTTAATGATTTCTGAAAAACCAACAAATTGAAATATTACAAATAAAATACCGAGTGAAAAAGTTGTTATCAGAAGAATCATTCCCAAGCTGCGCTGCATTTTTCTAATTGCTCTAAGAGCAAAATGAATGGTAAAACTACTTACAACAATTAAAGCAAGACTAATATAGAATGCTTGTGGTATTTCAAAATTAGAAATCCAATCTGGTCTTTCCTTGCTTACTACATAAGCGCTGGTAAGCCCAGCAAAACTCATAGTTAAGCTAATAAGCCCAAACAAAAGCATGTTTTTCTTTGCTCTTTTTATTTTGGCCTCTTCGGTTCCTTTAGTTAAATCCATTTTATGATTTGTTAATTCGTTGATTCGTTGATTCGGGTCCCGATAGCTATCGGGGCGGGATTCGTTAAAATACCTTTTAATTCGTCATTAATTATCCTTCAGCAGTCTTCCTTCATCGGTCATATTCACCTTACAAATTTATCTACCACATAAATTATCTGCAATAATGTAATATAACTCACGCTTGCAAGCATTAGCTGTTTCGCAGCTTTTGATGTTTTTTCCTTATAAAGTCTAATTGCGTAATAAATTAGTCCAATACCCAATAGACCAATCAAAATTCCTGAAACTGGTGTTAAGAAAAGTTTTCCAGTGATTCCTAAAACTGGAATAAGTGAAACTAAAACTGTCCAAACTGTATAGAAAATCACTTGAAATGCTGTGCCTTTATCTCGTTTTCCATTCGGGAGCATAAAGAAACCACCCTTCTTATAATCTTCAAAAAGAAACCAGCCAATGGCCCAAAAATGTGGGAATTGCCAGAAAAATTGAATCATAAATAAAGTTCCTGGTTCAATACCAAATTTACCTGTGGCAGCTACCCAACCCAACATAAACGGAATGGCTCCTGGAAAAGCACCCACAAAAACTGAAAGTGGAGTTTTGGTTTTTAGAGGCGTGTAAAGGCTAACGTACATAAAAATGGATATTGCTCCAAACATCGCAGTGATCGGGTTGATGGAATACAGAACTACAACACCCACAATAGTTAAAATACTAGCAAGAATAAAAGCAGTCTGAACCGTCATCTGTCCTGCGGGGAGAGGCCGATTTTTAGTTCGATCCATCAATGCGTCAAGGTCACGCTCTATAATTTGGTTAAATACGTTTGATGCGCCAACCATACAGTAACCACCAACACACAACAAAAAAAGAATATAGAAATCTATGGAGTCTGCACCTAATAAATATCCCGCAACAGATGAAAACACAACACTGACGGAAAGTCGAAGTTTTGTGATTTCGGTGAAATTCCTTACAAGGGATTGACTTATTGATTGTGATTTGGTAACGGACAAGCTCATTTTTTTAAGGCTGCGCAAAGATACGTTTCCTTTAATTTTTTCCCCAATATATTCTTGACAATCTTATGCTTTTATTTCAGTATTTTTAGTATTTTGAACCGATTTATAAACTAAAAAATTATGTTTTCCAAGATAATCCTAAATACGACCTTTCTATTATTCGTTTTAACAGCTTTTGCGCAAACCGATTCTGGAGAGAAGGTACACACAAAACTCATAAAAGTGAAAAACAACATCTATATGCTGCAAGGTAATGGCGGTAATATTGGGCTCAGCTTTGGCAATGACGGCGTTTTTATGATAGACGATCAATTTGCAGATGGGATTGAACAAATTCAAAAGGACATTAAAAAAGTGAGCGACAAACCTGTTCGACTTTTGGTGAACACGCATTTTCATGGAGATCATACTGGTGGAAACGCGGCAATGGCTGCAACAGGAACGGTTATTTTTTCACAGGAAAACGTTCGCGATCGCATTCTAGGAATGGTAGAAAGTGAAAAAACAAAAATATCAGACAAATCGCTTCCGATAGTTACTTTTTCGGAAGATCTTACGTTTCATTTCAACGGAGAGAAAATATATGTTTTCCACGTGCATAATGCCCATACAGATGGTGATGCAATGGTTTATTTTACCAAAAATAACGTTTTGCACACTGGCGACGTATTCTTCAACGGAAAATATCCCTTCATAGATGTTGAAAACGGTGGAAGTTTAAAAGGTTGTATTGAAGGACTTGAAAAAGCCTTGTTGGTTATAAATGAAGATACTAAAATTATTCCAGGCCACGGAAATATGGGAACTCCCAAAGACATTTCTAAAACGCTAGATATGATTAACACTATCTATAAAAGAGTATATAAGAATTACGTCAACAAAAAATCGGAAGCGGAAGTTTCTAAAATGACTGATTTAACAAAAGAATTTGACGAATTAGGTTATGGTTCTGGTTTTATAAACACAGAAGCTTTCCTAAAAATGATTTATGGCGAAGTTGCCAAAGAGCGCGGAGACATTGAAGCCAACGCAGAGAAAAATGCAAAAGCGCGTGAAAAGGTTGAAAAAATGATGAAGGAGCAAGAGAAAAAAGGAAAAAATTAAAATTTTCGAATTTAAAAGTTAGCCTTGTGCCGTTTATCAGAAATCATAATACCAATTAAACAAATCTGTACGAATTCCAAAATTCACCCAACTGGTTTGGTTTTTAAACACTGTTTCGGTATCAACTTCTGGATTGAAATCCCTGAAAATAAAACTTCCGTAGATTTTTAAGTTGGTCGCTGGGTTAATAATATAACCGGCTTGCAGTTCAGCGTGAAAAAATTTGGTTGTATTTCCTTGAGCTAGTTCATTGCCATCATCTGCAATACGGTCGTCTTCGGTTCCATAAATGTTTCCTCCGTAAAATTTTGAGTCTTCTGGAGTGTTGAATTCAAAACCTCGTTTAGCTACTATAAACTTTGCATCACTATAAATTCTTCCTTTTTGGTAGCGTGCAATACCGATAAATTCAGAAAAATTAGCGCCAAGCGTATGCGCCATAGATTGATTGTTGTGACCGTAGTTCAGAACAACCGTGTTGTGTGAATATGTGTAAGGACGAACTCTGTTATACTCCGTTTGTAAATACAGATTTTTCAAACCAAAGGCATCGTAATACTTTAGACCAAGTTGATAACCGGTTTTATTTTTATAACTACCCTTTCCGCCAAAAACATCGCTGGTTGAAAATTCATCAATTATAAACTGGCCATAAGCGTTTATGCGGTCACTAACTTTATATTTTGTACTGATACCAATCAGTGCATTTCCACCACGAGAACCTGTAGAAAATTCTATAGCACGATAGAAAATAATTGGGTTTAAATAATTCAAATCAAAGCCACGGTCATTATCATTCTGCCAGATAACTGACTCAAAAAGTCCAATATTCAACCGCTTTGTGATGTTATAACTTAAATAATGGTTTGCCATAAATTTTGTTCGAAAAGAACCATCTGCCGTAACTTCTGGTCGCACATCGCGCAGTGACATCCAAGTGTTTGTATATTTCAGTTTCCAAAAAGTAGTATTTATTTTGAAGTATGGATATGGACTAGCATTATCACTGGTCAATAAAGAACGATACCCATCGCCAAGAAACGTTTTACCGTGACCAAACTGAATGTTGAAATATTTTGAAGGCGTATAGGAAATATGGCCTGTCGCAATTGGATAATCATAAGAATCTGACCGAAAACTTTTTGCAATACCTCGTCCCGGAATAATTGCCGGATTTCCACCATCTGGGCGGATAGATTCAGCATACCTATTATAGTAATCTGCAAAACGACCTTGGCTTTCATAGATAACTGCAAAAAATCCGAGCTGTTTCCCAATGCCTCCTTGAGTGTAAACTAGACGAGTGTTGTTATACGTGTCAATGTCTGCATCAAAATCTTTTCCTGCTTGCAAATCCACACCAGCATCTAGGGTTATCCAATAGTCTTTTGCCTTTATGGTTATTAAGTGTTCGTTCCAAAGTTTTCTGCCAAACCACGAAGATTTATTCTTTAAAAGCGGTTTGTTTGCTGCTTCAAAATCATAGTATTTATTTACTTCACTATAAATATATGGCTTTTGTGCGGTGTGATTGTTTAGTCCTACACGATTTAAAGCTGAATCAAACTGACTGTAATTGTGGTGTGAAAGTGGAATGTTTATATTGCTTGTGTATTCTTCATTATTATAAGGAAGATTTTCAATGGCTTCATATTCATTCACCAAAGCTTCTCTTTCGTTCTTTTTTGAAATTTCAGCAGTCTGAATAATACTCTCTCCGGGTTTCACTAACGGAATTGCAATTGGCAACGTAAATTGAACATAAG comes from Aequorivita sublithincola DSM 14238 and encodes:
- a CDS encoding cytochrome c oxidase subunit 3; translation: MDLTKGTEEAKIKRAKKNMLLFGLISLTMSFAGLTSAYVVSKERPDWISNFEIPQAFYISLALIVVSSFTIHFALRAIRKMQRSLGMILLITTFSLGILFVIFQFVGFSEIIKSGYNFTGPTSSITTSFIYLVVLLHVAHVFAGLVTLLIVIYNHYKLKYENGKTLGVELAATFWHFVDVVWIYLFLFLYFVK
- the cyoE gene encoding heme o synthase, which encodes MSLSVTKSQSISQSLVRNFTEITKLRLSVSVVFSSVAGYLLGADSIDFYILFLLCVGGYCMVGASNVFNQIIERDLDALMDRTKNRPLPAGQMTVQTAFILASILTIVGVVVLYSINPITAMFGAISIFMYVSLYTPLKTKTPLSVFVGAFPGAIPFMLGWVAATGKFGIEPGTLFMIQFFWQFPHFWAIGWFLFEDYKKGGFFMLPNGKRDKGTAFQVIFYTVWTVLVSLIPVLGITGKLFLTPVSGILIGLLGIGLIYYAIRLYKEKTSKAAKQLMLASVSYITLLQIIYVVDKFVR
- a CDS encoding MBL fold metallo-hydrolase yields the protein MFSKIILNTTFLLFVLTAFAQTDSGEKVHTKLIKVKNNIYMLQGNGGNIGLSFGNDGVFMIDDQFADGIEQIQKDIKKVSDKPVRLLVNTHFHGDHTGGNAAMAATGTVIFSQENVRDRILGMVESEKTKISDKSLPIVTFSEDLTFHFNGEKIYVFHVHNAHTDGDAMVYFTKNNVLHTGDVFFNGKYPFIDVENGGSLKGCIEGLEKALLVINEDTKIIPGHGNMGTPKDISKTLDMINTIYKRVYKNYVNKKSEAEVSKMTDLTKEFDELGYGSGFINTEAFLKMIYGEVAKERGDIEANAEKNAKAREKVEKMMKEQEKKGKN
- a CDS encoding protein involved in gliding motility RemB produces the protein MKQFIFLSIFCFSVVSFAQVTSAQYEKYPVFKECNSASVDALEACFKNTLQQFVFQNFKVPEKVFQENYKGNVNVLFEVTKEGKFKVLYVDGIYDELKEEARRVFESLPEVEPATYNGSPAYVQFTLPIAIPLVKPGESIIQTAEISKKNEREALVNEYEAIENLPYNNEEYTSNINIPLSHHNYSQFDSALNRVGLNNHTAQKPYIYSEVNKYYDFEAANKPLLKNKSSWFGRKLWNEHLITIKAKDYWITLDAGVDLQAGKDFDADIDTYNNTRLVYTQGGIGKQLGFFAVIYESQGRFADYYNRYAESIRPDGGNPAIIPGRGIAKSFRSDSYDYPIATGHISYTPSKYFNIQFGHGKTFLGDGYRSLLTSDNASPYPYFKINTTFWKLKYTNTWMSLRDVRPEVTADGSFRTKFMANHYLSYNITKRLNIGLFESVIWQNDNDRGFDLNYLNPIIFYRAIEFSTGSRGGNALIGISTKYKVSDRINAYGQFIIDEFSTSDVFGGKGSYKNKTGYQLGLKYYDAFGLKNLYLQTEYNRVRPYTYSHNTVVLNYGHNNQSMAHTLGANFSEFIGIARYQKGRIYSDAKFIVAKRGFEFNTPEDSKFYGGNIYGTEDDRIADDGNELAQGNTTKFFHAELQAGYIINPATNLKIYGSFIFRDFNPEVDTETVFKNQTSWVNFGIRTDLFNWYYDF
- a CDS encoding cytochrome c oxidase subunit 3 translates to MEATVVKTGTEGKTWGGGTDPLKASYGKMMMWFFIVSDSLTFAGFLAAYGFSRFKFIDAWPIADEVFTHFPFLHGVEAPMYYVAFMTFILIFSSVTMVLAVDAGHKMQQKKVIFYLFLTIIGGLIFVSSQAWEWKTFIKGEYGAVETHGGQIIQFLNKEGERVAIGDFAAASTGERTLQTKENGIWYKKDTEYQPSVSFEQVKAGFLANDNLLVRLPNKDENGHHIVLSREESIAKVVNDGNMIVEGANLRHNEYGHPLFADFFFFITGFHGFHVSIGILLNCIIFFNVIIGTYERRGHYEMVEKVGLYWHFVDLVWVFVFTFFYLV
- a CDS encoding cytochrome C oxidase subunit IV family protein gives rise to the protein MAHDQAHKLAIFRGTLKFKSNITKIWGVFVVLSIVTIIEVALGIMRPDFLVEHHFLALKLLNWIFIILTIFKAYYITWDFMHMRDETTGLRRAAVWTAVFLIAYLVVLILIEGDYIYEVYKSGFIKFNF